Below is a window of Agathobacter rectalis ATCC 33656 DNA.
ATAGTGGGAATTATTGGAATGATTATTCAAGGAAAGTTTAAGAAAGTAATTGAGTTTATTATAGAGTATTTTTAGAAAGTTTTGCTTTCAACATTCTGATAAGTGCATTGATATCACTTTTTGGAGTGATTTGTGAATTTCTTCAAAAAATGCTGATATATTAGAAAATAATGAATTAGGAAGGAAATGAAAATGAAAAAAAATCTTGAACTTATTTTATTAATATTTAACTGGGTAGTTGTTGCAATACAGGCATTTACTATATTTTTATATGGAAATAGTATAGGTTTATTTATTATTATGTTGCTTGCATTAATAGTACAAGTACTTGGTGTTTATGATAATAGAAAGAAATAATTAATATATTGACTTACAAAATGTGTATTAAAAGAATAGTAAACAGGCGTGGAGCTAGTCTCTCTACGCCTGTTTAAATGCGTGCCTTATTCACTTACCACAACCTTACAATCCTTCTTAAAGCAAGCAATTCCATACTTGATGAAATTGCGCATGCCATCCTGCTTCAGCTTATCCACATATGATTTTTCTTCAATCTGCTTCAGAGCTTCATCGCAGGCTGCATCCATATCGCCGTTTTCGGCATATTTAAGCTCTATCACGATGCCGGTTCGGTTCTTTGGAACTTCAACGAGGATATCACTGTAGCCGGTGCCCGATTCGGTGTTTGATTTGATGAGCCAGCTTGCTTTGTAGCCCAGCAGACCGAGCAGTATACCGTGGTAGAAATTTTCTTTTTTATCTTTGGCAACTGCGGTATCCCTTATGCTTATTGTATTCCAGAGATAATCGCCAAAAAGCTCTTCTATTTTTTCGGTATCCTTATCCACAAATGCATTGCAGAATTGTTCAAGTGTCTTTCCGTCATTTGCGGTTGTATCGCTGAACCATTCGCGGATTTTTTTGATGAAAAGGTTTTTAATCTCACGGTTTGGTATTGATAAACGCACCCTGCCATCGTCGGTCACGCCCTGCTTTGTCAGGTAACCGGTCGTGAAGAGCACACTCCACAGGTTTGAGATGCTTTTGTCGATTTCATCGTAGGTTAGCTCCTGGGATATTTCTTTCTCAATGTATTCGCCTGCTATCAGGCGCTCAATCTCATCCTTGGTCTGGACATCGGCTTTGTCAATGAAGCTTCTTACCAGAGCATTTCCGCTTGAATTTGACCAGAAATCCTGCGGCTTTGCAGTAGGCTCAAATCTGAGCAGATCCACGTAATTTATCACGTCCCACGGACAGTATACATCGGCATTTCCAAAGTGGTATCCATCGTACCATTCCTTGATTTCTGTGAAATGCGAATCCAGATTGTAGGCGGCTAGAAGCTCCTCAACCTCGCTGTCCGTGAATCCAAACTGCTCATCAAATCGTGTATCCATGATGGAGAGCACCTTAAAGTTATTTAATCCTGTAAAGATGCTTTCCTTTGATATGCGAAGACAGCCTGTCAAAATAGCAAACTGTAAGTAATCGTTGGTCTTTAGTGCCTGTCCGAACAAGCCTCGTATGAGAGAGACCATCTCATGGTAGTAGCCGTTCTGGTATGCCTTGTCGAGTGGCACATCGTACTCATCTATCAGGATGACGACCTTTTTGCCGTAATGCTTATATAAAAGCTGGGAAAGAAGCTTAAAAGAAGCGGTAAATGTATCCTTGTCAAAAATAAACTTTCCTTTTTCTATATGAAGTAATCCTTTGAACTGTTCTTTTTCCAATACTGTCAATTTATCACTTTCTGCCAAAAAGGAGAATTTGCTGATTTCATTTCCTATAATTCTGGAGAATACCTGAAATGCCTCATCATATGATAAACCCTCGACATCCTTAAGTGAAATAAATATCACAGGATATTTGCCCATATGCTCATCACAAAGAGCTATATTTTGTGAAATATATAATCCGTCAAACAGTGATTTGTCAGTGCCAATCTCGAAAAATGAGCGCAACATGCTCATACCAAGAGTCTTTCCAAAGCGCCTAGGACGGGTGAACAGCGTTACTTTACTCCAATTGTTTAAAGCCTGCTCGATAAGCATAGTTTTGTCTATATAATAAAATCCAGACCTTCGTATATCTTCAAAATTTTCGATTCCAACAGGCAGTTTTAATATTTCCATGCGAGCCTCCCCAGTTAAAAAATGTTCGATGCATTCACATATAGTATAACTGATTTTTAGAGGAATTACAATTTCCAGTGACTATATGTTTGTGTCAAGCTATGCGCCATTGTGTTAATTATTGAGTGATTACAGCCCCTGCCTCGTAGAGGCATTTTAAATGGGCTGTAATCGTTGCTGGCCACACTGTTAGGTGTGAACAGTAACATCCGATATTATGATATTTTCAATGAACAAATCGTCCATAATTTTGACGATCATCTATCACATAATCAATTTTGACACAATGTTCATCCTCATATATTTGAAAAATCATCCAGTAGTGTTTCCAGAGATGTATAACCTTGTATTTTGCGGGGATATATTTTAATTTATCAAAACCGGCATTTGGAGTAGTTTCCAAAATACAGATACATTCATCAAAAGCATCTAATATTTTGCTCACAGATTCGGAGCCGAATTCCATTGCACCTGAAATATAATTATTGAGTTCCTTTTTGGCATCCGGTGATATATCTACGTTATATTTCATTTGTTGTAAATCTCCCTTAATTCAGATAAAAAATCGCGGGCGGGAGTATCTTTTATTCCAGCCTGGCGTCTTTCTTCAATTTCAACAAGTTTTTCGCGTAATTCTAATTGTTTTTCCCTTTGGTCATACGTTTCGATATCCATTACAACCAGATCTCCTTCTCCGTTTTTGGTGAGAAAAATCGGTGAATGGGTTTCTTTTGCCAGATTAGATATATCGTTATAGTTCTGCCTTATAGCGGCAGACGGTTTTATAATTGTTGAAGACATAGCATATCCTCCTAGTAATATTTTGATGTTATTATATACATATATTACAATATAATGTGATGGATTTCAAATACTTAATCACAAATCGATATATGTGAAAAAAAGATGAAAAAATTCCTGAACTTTATTATAATATGTACAAGGCCACAGGCATTATGCCTTTTAATGATGGCACAGATATAAAGGATAAGCTTCTTGTGACAGATGGGCTGCTGCAGGGAGCAGAGGGAGTTAAACAGTGAGTAAAATACTTGTCGCAGAGGACGAAACTGCAATCAATAAAATGATATGCATGAACTTAAATATTACAGGCTACGAGACGGTGTCCATGCAGGACGGACAGGAAGTGCTCGATTATCTCGCAACAGGAGCATCGGCAGATCTTGCGATAGTGGATATCATGATGCCAAGGGTTGATGGTTTTGGTCTGCTCGAGCCACTCAACAAAGCAGATATTCCGGTGATATATCTGACCGCGAGAGGCGATCTTGAGTCAAAGGTAAAAGGCCTTTCGGGCGGGGCTGAGGACTATATGGTAAAGCCGTTTGAGATGCTTGAGCTTTTGCTGCGCATAGAAAAAATATTAAAGCGTACAGGAAAAAGCGATGATATCATTGAGCTTGATGACATTACCATTGATATGAAAAAGCACATAGTTTTTAAGAAAAAGGAGCAGATATCCCTGACACCTATGGAGTATGATTTGCTTTGTACCCTTGCGAAAAACAGAAATATCGCTTTGGAGAGGGAAAAGCTGCTGAATGCGATATGGGGAATAGATTTCGAGGGAGAGACGAGAACTGTCGATGTGCATGTGGCGGCATTACGCAAGAAGACAGGACTTCGTATAGTAGCTGTGCCAAAGATTGGATATCGTCTGGAGGTAGGAGAATGAAGCTTCGTAGCAGGATAACGATTGGAACACTTGGATTTTTGCTGATTTCTCTTACACTGTGCTGCACACTTATGATATATGTCAGCAAAAAAAATATGTTAAACAGTACCACAAGCTATACAAAGACAGAATTGGAAAAGCTTGTGGCTAATTTTTATACAAACAAAAGTGACATAGAAAGCACAGTTGAAGAGCTTACAGCGGAGACAAAGCTGAAATACTACTTTTTTAAGCAGACGCAGTATTCGGATTCTGACACGGAGTATGTGCTGCAGTGTGGTGATGAGATAATATATAACGATTCCGGACTTGATGTGCCAACGATACTTGGGCTGAATGAGGATAAGAGTGATATTGAGATGCAGGGGGAGACGAAAAGCGACATCGTGCATACAGAAGGGGCAGACTATTACATCTGCGGAGTGGATATCAATATCAATGACAGAATCTATCAGGTATGTATAGTGCGCGATATAACAGAGCTTTACAGACAGATATACCAGATGATTGCGCTTTGTGTGGGGATTGGAATTGTTATCTCATTAGCTGCGGCAGTAAGTATGATTGTTTTCCTGAAAAAATTACTAAGACCGTTAGAGCAGCTTAAGGATGAGGCTGATGCCATATCACAGGGGCAGTATCAGCGTCAGATAGACGTAAAAGGAAAGGATGAGCTGGCATCACTCTCGCACAGCTTTAATACGATGGCAAAGGCTGTAGAGTCACATATCGCAGAGGTTGAGGAGACCTCTGAGGCGAGAAACAGGCTCATACATGCGCTCTCCCATGAGATGAGGACTCCGGTAACGGCGATTTGCGGCTATGCCTATTCGCTTCGTAATATGAAGCTGACTGATGCACAAAAGCAAGAAGCGCTCGAATTTATGGACATTGAGGCAAAAAGACTCGGCAGCCTGTCGGGCAAGCTGACTGCTCTGGTCGGACTTACAGCGGATAAGATAGAGCTTAAGGACATAGAGCTTGAGGAGCTGAAAAAACATCTTGAGATGATATGGCAAGGCCGGGACGATATATTTCTGACAGTTGAAAATGGCAGCATAAGGGGCGACAAAGATATGCTTGTCATGCTCATAACCAATCTTTGTGACAATGCAAAAAAGGCAGGTGCGACAAGGATTGAAGTAAATATAACAGGCAGTGGAATATCGGTAAAGGACAACGGAAGAGGAATTTCAAAGGAGGATATGAAGCATATATTTGAGATATTTTATCAGGGAGATGCTTCGAGAAATCAGGAGGGCTTTGGACTGGGACTGGCATTGTGCCAGAGGATTGCGGAACTTCACCACTCAAAGCTTTCTGTGGAAAGCAGCTTGCAGGAGGGCAGTATTTTTTCTTTACAATTCTCTTACAACTCTTTGATGACTTGAAAACATAAAAGGGGATAAAATCATATCATCAAAGAAAACGAGGAGGAACTTATGAAACGAAAAATAGTTTGTCTGATGGCTGCAATAATGTGTTTTTCAATGACAGCCTGTGAGAAAACACCTGACAAATCACTTGTCACACAGAAAAACATAGACAGGCTTGAGAAAGCCGCAAAGGAAACTCCAAAGGACGGAAGCACATTAAAGGACATAATAGAGACTACCACCGATACTTACGATTTTAATTATGAAAGCGATGACGGAAAGGTAAAGATAGTAGCTGACAATGTGCCTGTTACTCTCCCTACAAAGGATACCATACCTATGTATCGAGTAAAAAGTGGTGAATTATCGCAGGAGATAGCTGATAAGCTGTATGACTATTTTTTCCCGGATGGAGCTTATACTACAACAGGCTCAGACTGGACAAAGCAGATAATAGATAATCTGATATTGGAAGAAAAAAAGTATATTGCAAATGTTAAAGATGATCCGGATACTTCAGAGTCTGATAAAGAGAGTATTATACAAACACATGAGGGGATTATCAAGGAATATGAAGAGGAAAGGAAAACAGCACCTGATGAGAGCACATTGAAATATGTGCAAAAGGATTCCTCGTATGTGGATGTGGAGCAGGAGACTGTAAGTGGTACAACAAAAACCAAAGAATTAAATGTAAGCTCAAAGGATCAAAAAGAAAAACTTAATATCTGCTCATCATCTGACGAGGATAGTTTTAGTTCATCTGCCAGATATGAGAATGTTAAAGACTATCATTACGATGGTATATTGACGACACAGGCAGCTTCATGTACAGATGATGAAAAAAAGAAGATTGGAATAAGCGAGGAGGATGCCAAAAAATATGTTGATGACTTTGTACAGAAAATAGGTATGGACTGGGAAATTTATGATGTTGGTTGTGCAGCAGGAAACAAATATAAGGAAGATTTTGATGATACGGATAAATACAATCAGGATGCAGAAATGATTTCAGCAGACAACTATACAGCATATGTGTTTAATCTTGTGCAGAATATAAATGGTATTCAAAGCGCAACGACAAGCTCAGATTATGTACCTGACAAGGATGATACTACTCTTACATGGCTGTATGAGAAAATCCGTATTATTGTGGATAAAAATGGTATTGTTGCATTTAGCTGGGAATTTCCTCAAATGGTAGAGGAGGAGGTATCAGACAATGTCGGTATCATATCCTTTGATCAGGCAAAGGATATCTTTGAACAGATGATGCCTCTAACCACAAGAGGTGATTTGGAAGAACATGAAGATGGAGATGTTGAGATAAAGGCAACTGCAACAGTATATGAGGTAAGGCTGGGACTGATGCGTGTAAGGAGCAGCGGCAGTGACAGAAACGGACTTCTTACACCGGCATGGCTGTTTTACGGCGATTATAATATCGATTTTGGAGGAGAAAATCATTCAGAACAGCAGCCATGGATTCTTCTTGCAGTAAACGCGGTGGATGGAAGCGTCATTGATGTGACGGCTGGTTATTGATATGGATAGAGCGCAGGAAAGCAGTAAACAGCTACGGATAAATAATACAATTTCATCATGCATAAAGCAGGCACTGACAGGTCGTTTGTTTTTCCTTGCGGTCGCAGGAATCGTGTTTGCTCTTGGGATAGGTGGCTTTGCGGATTTCTGGAAAGCGGCAGGCGATTATAGGGAGGGGCTTATTGCCTATGGCACTCATCTTACGGTGCTGCAGAATGCCATAAAGTCTGATGCCCTGTGCCTGCTTCTTCCGGTATTTGCAGCCCTGCCGTATACCTCGGCTTTTCTCGAGGAGATAGACTCCGGATTTATAAAGAGCTATCTTCCGAGAGCCGGGAGGTGGCATTACATCAGTGCAAAAATACTTGCGGCAGCTATAAGCGGAGGAGCGGCATGTACACTGGGAACCGGAGTGTACTACAATCTGCTGCGCCTTATATTGCTGCCGATGGAGAAGCAGGGAACGGCTGAAAAGACAGACGCAACGTATGTCTTATTTTTTTGCATTGGAATGGTGTTTTCACTGATCGGAATGCTATTTTCGGTACTCACCGCAAGCAGATATATGGCTTATGCGTCACCGTTTGTGCTCGAGTATACATTGATAATATTGCATGAGAGATACTTAAAAAAGCTGTATATCATAAATCCGAAGGAGTGGCTTTGTCCGTCGGCAGGGAACTGGGAATTTGGTGAGGCGGGCGCAGTGATATTTCTGATTTTTGTCAGTATGCTTATCACGGTGCTTCTGATACCGGCTATGGAGAGGAGGCTTGATGGAATATGAAACAGGTATTTATGGTGGCTTTGTACAATTTCAGGACATGGAAGAAAAATCCACGTATATTTTTAAGCTTTTCGATTGCATTTATATTCTGTTTTCTGCTATCGGATAAGATAGTTGCATTCGCGGAAAAATATGATACTTCCATGCAGATACTGGAGCCCTTCATATGGACCTTCGGTGATAGCAACTCAATACTGTTATCATCGATGATTCTGATATTTCTCTTTGCGGATATGCCGTTTGTCACAAATGCCACACCGTTTTTTCTTATGAGAACGACAAGGAAAAAATGGCTGCTCGGACAGGCAATTTACATACTTCTTGCCACATCCGTCTATATGGTATTTGTGATGTCTGCGACAGCATTTATCAGCATGAGAAAGGCTTTCGTGGGAAATGTATGGAGCAATACTGCGGTTGCACTGGGATACTCAAAGGCCGGTGAGGCGCTGGCAGTGCCGGCATCGGTAAAAGCGATGGGGATGTCTACTCCATACGGCTGTGCGGCTATAGTATTTTTGCTCATGCTGTGCTATTCGCTCATTCTGGTATTTCTCATGCTCTTATTTAACCTGAAATTCGGGCAGATAGGCGGAGTACTTGCAGCATTTGGCTTCAGCATATATGGGTTCTTACTGAATCCGCAGACAATCATAGGAATATTTAATATACCGGATTACGAAGCCTATAAGGTAAATGTATGGGTGGGCTGGGTATCTCCTTTAAACCATGCCACATTTTATATGCAC
It encodes the following:
- a CDS encoding AAA family ATPase, encoding MEILKLPVGIENFEDIRRSGFYYIDKTMLIEQALNNWSKVTLFTRPRRFGKTLGMSMLRSFFEIGTDKSLFDGLYISQNIALCDEHMGKYPVIFISLKDVEGLSYDEAFQVFSRIIGNEISKFSFLAESDKLTVLEKEQFKGLLHIEKGKFIFDKDTFTASFKLLSQLLYKHYGKKVVILIDEYDVPLDKAYQNGYYHEMVSLIRGLFGQALKTNDYLQFAILTGCLRISKESIFTGLNNFKVLSIMDTRFDEQFGFTDSEVEELLAAYNLDSHFTEIKEWYDGYHFGNADVYCPWDVINYVDLLRFEPTAKPQDFWSNSSGNALVRSFIDKADVQTKDEIERLIAGEYIEKEISQELTYDEIDKSISNLWSVLFTTGYLTKQGVTDDGRVRLSIPNREIKNLFIKKIREWFSDTTANDGKTLEQFCNAFVDKDTEKIEELFGDYLWNTISIRDTAVAKDKKENFYHGILLGLLGYKASWLIKSNTESGTGYSDILVEVPKNRTGIVIELKYAENGDMDAACDEALKQIEEKSYVDKLKQDGMRNFIKYGIACFKKDCKVVVSE
- a CDS encoding type II toxin-antitoxin system RelE/ParE family toxin codes for the protein MKYNVDISPDAKKELNNYISGAMEFGSESVSKILDAFDECICILETTPNAGFDKLKYIPAKYKVIHLWKHYWMIFQIYEDEHCVKIDYVIDDRQNYGRFVH
- a CDS encoding type II toxin-antitoxin system prevent-host-death family antitoxin, whose protein sequence is MSSTIIKPSAAIRQNYNDISNLAKETHSPIFLTKNGEGDLVVMDIETYDQREKQLELREKLVEIEERRQAGIKDTPARDFLSELREIYNK
- a CDS encoding response regulator transcription factor, which gives rise to MSKILVAEDETAINKMICMNLNITGYETVSMQDGQEVLDYLATGASADLAIVDIMMPRVDGFGLLEPLNKADIPVIYLTARGDLESKVKGLSGGAEDYMVKPFEMLELLLRIEKILKRTGKSDDIIELDDITIDMKKHIVFKKKEQISLTPMEYDLLCTLAKNRNIALEREKLLNAIWGIDFEGETRTVDVHVAALRKKTGLRIVAVPKIGYRLEVGE
- a CDS encoding HAMP domain-containing sensor histidine kinase, which translates into the protein MKLRSRITIGTLGFLLISLTLCCTLMIYVSKKNMLNSTTSYTKTELEKLVANFYTNKSDIESTVEELTAETKLKYYFFKQTQYSDSDTEYVLQCGDEIIYNDSGLDVPTILGLNEDKSDIEMQGETKSDIVHTEGADYYICGVDININDRIYQVCIVRDITELYRQIYQMIALCVGIGIVISLAAAVSMIVFLKKLLRPLEQLKDEADAISQGQYQRQIDVKGKDELASLSHSFNTMAKAVESHIAEVEETSEARNRLIHALSHEMRTPVTAICGYAYSLRNMKLTDAQKQEALEFMDIEAKRLGSLSGKLTALVGLTADKIELKDIELEELKKHLEMIWQGRDDIFLTVENGSIRGDKDMLVMLITNLCDNAKKAGATRIEVNITGSGISVKDNGRGISKEDMKHIFEIFYQGDASRNQEGFGLGLALCQRIAELHHSKLSVESSLQEGSIFSLQFSYNSLMT
- a CDS encoding DUF6034 family protein gives rise to the protein MKRKIVCLMAAIMCFSMTACEKTPDKSLVTQKNIDRLEKAAKETPKDGSTLKDIIETTTDTYDFNYESDDGKVKIVADNVPVTLPTKDTIPMYRVKSGELSQEIADKLYDYFFPDGAYTTTGSDWTKQIIDNLILEEKKYIANVKDDPDTSESDKESIIQTHEGIIKEYEEERKTAPDESTLKYVQKDSSYVDVEQETVSGTTKTKELNVSSKDQKEKLNICSSSDEDSFSSSARYENVKDYHYDGILTTQAASCTDDEKKKIGISEEDAKKYVDDFVQKIGMDWEIYDVGCAAGNKYKEDFDDTDKYNQDAEMISADNYTAYVFNLVQNINGIQSATTSSDYVPDKDDTTLTWLYEKIRIIVDKNGIVAFSWEFPQMVEEEVSDNVGIISFDQAKDIFEQMMPLTTRGDLEEHEDGDVEIKATATVYEVRLGLMRVRSSGSDRNGLLTPAWLFYGDYNIDFGGENHSEQQPWILLAVNAVDGSVIDVTAGY
- a CDS encoding ABC transporter permease gives rise to the protein MDRAQESSKQLRINNTISSCIKQALTGRLFFLAVAGIVFALGIGGFADFWKAAGDYREGLIAYGTHLTVLQNAIKSDALCLLLPVFAALPYTSAFLEEIDSGFIKSYLPRAGRWHYISAKILAAAISGGAACTLGTGVYYNLLRLILLPMEKQGTAEKTDATYVLFFCIGMVFSLIGMLFSVLTASRYMAYASPFVLEYTLIILHERYLKKLYIINPKEWLCPSAGNWEFGEAGAVIFLIFVSMLITVLLIPAMERRLDGI